A genome region from Euphorbia lathyris chromosome 4, ddEupLath1.1, whole genome shotgun sequence includes the following:
- the LOC136227007 gene encoding putative disease resistance protein RGA3 isoform X1, giving the protein MTDIVLGFAVEEAVRRVLSRITVEIKQAWGLDDELTRLRDSLAMVRALLQDAEDQQMTQLAIRRWLKKLKVWAYDAEDVLDDLAYEVLRQKVETENKAEAKVRNFLTFSRGINFFQKTAFHVKMVRKVKNVDESLDKIKNEAFGFGLSVISTDRKSQIRWNRVTDSIIDHPVVGREAEVSLIVDLLASSRDQPSLTVVAIVGMVGLGKTTVAKLACQEAIAKKLFDVKMWVCVSTDFDDQKILGEMLQTLNQNAGGLTNKDAICQHLAKELEGKSFLLVLDDVWNRESEMWDCFKSRLLSISKNNGNAVVVTTRSEEVAWLMETSPQCRHKLKLLSDEECWSVISERVSRDNGASIPSDLEAIGKEIASKCRGLPLAARVLGGTLHRNTRLEEWLAIKNSNVLNVSESKVSSIESILRLSFDRLPSHLKPCVAYCSIFPKSVLVWKVDLIHLWMAQGLLDSSMEDTGEKYFKELLLSSFLQDGIFDDLGNIIGARMHDLVHELVLSISKPNIMTWETCSAGNGTSPIKHLNMVPYGGPGGPVPVFPKDEAKTLRTLFIVSADGFYDSWKFKSLRTLRLVGDNVKELPASVGKLKHLRYLDVSCSKITKLPESLTKLYNLQTLCMFDCKLLEKLPKTLGNLVSLRHIGFSYEKQMPSNVGHLTNLRRLSFFVVGPDRGSSIQELERLDELRGALTISNLELVRDEEEAKKANLQSKRKIEELELLWSDERESSNCTDEAVLNGLQPFEDLKRLIIKYYLGEKFPSWLLTMEITRYGGDCCLLKNLMVLKLEGCRRCGELPRLGHLPHLRVLEIVGLDNVIYIGDEFYGSNGCTMFPALKRLILGSMNCLVEWKAPTLHNAFPCLEELRIFKCPKLTNIPISHLSSLVEFRIGDCHEFGKLLFDEGHPLTSLDLLHIKCCSNLVSIQNVQGLTSLRDLIIEQCNKLTSLPTGLHFCSSLNRLSIWQCHELTSVPDDLQELSSLNFLFVAECPKVSNFTGDILRRLSQLKSLGISCYYESFSSIQDIPSLDFLIIVGQNDINVLPDQLQSLTSLKSLRIGYFNGVEAFPDWLGNLSSLEYLEIWDCKNLKYLPSATALQSLLQLRQLRILRCPLLKECCATGSGSEWSKISHIPKIIVDGELTAKVFIPIEDCKYFSGVGVDSISANLQAIRMKCSRSMMSFDKWIKLAFLPFI; this is encoded by the exons ATGACTGATATTGTCCTAGGTTTTGCGGTGGAGGAAGCAGTGAGAAGGGTGCTGTCCCGTATCACTGTAGAAATCAAACAAGCTTGGGGTCTTGATGATGAACTTACTAGACTTCGAGATTCATTAGCCATGGTTCGTGCTTTGTTACAGGATGCTGAAGACCAGCAGATGACTCAATTGGCTATCAGGCGATGGCTGAAGAAACTGAAGGTATGGGCCTATGATGCTGAAGATGTTCTTGATGATTTGGCCTATGAAGTTCTTCGGCAAAAAGTGGAGACTGAGAACAAGGCGGAGGCAAAGGTAAGAAACTTCTTAACATTCTCCAGAGGCATTAATTTTTTCCAGAAGACTGCATTTCATGTCAAAATGGTTCGCAAGGTAAAAAATGTAGATGAGTCGCTCGATAAAATTAAGAATGAAGCATTTGGTTTTGGACTTAGTGTCATCTCTACTGATAGGAAGTCTCAAATAAGGTGGAATCGAGTGACAGACTCTATAATTGACCATCCGGTCGTGGGGAGGGAAGCTGAAGTTTCCCTAATTGTGGATCTCTTGGCTAGTTCCCGGGACCAACCAAGTCTTACTGTTGTTGCCATTGTGGGCATGGTTGGTCTTGGAAAGACCACTGTAGCTAAATTGGCGTGTCAAGAAGCAATTGCGAAAAAGCTTTTTGATGTGAAAATGTGGGTTTGTGTTTCTACAGATTTTGATGACCAAAAAATTCTAGGAGAAATGTTGCAGACTCTTAATCAAAATGCTGGAGGGTTAACAAATAAGGATGCGATATGTCAGCACCTTGCAAAGGAACTAGAAGGGAAATCTTTTCTTCTTGTGCTTGATGATGTGTGGAATCGAGAATCTGAGATGTGGGATTGTTTCAAAAGTCGTTTGTTGTCAATTAGCAAAAACAATGGGAATGCTGTTGTTGTCACCACTCGAAGTGAGGAAGTAGCATGGCTAATGGAAACTTCCCCTCAATGCAGGCATAAGCTGAAGTTACTATCTGATGAAGAGTGCTGGTCTGTTATTAGTGAAAGAGTGTCAAGAGATAATGGAGCATCAATCCCTTCAGATTTAGAAGCAATTGGGAAGGAGATTGCAAGTAAATGCAGAGGATTGCCATTAGCTGCGAGAGTTTTAGGAGGGACGCTACATCGCAACACGAGGTTAGAAGAATGGTTAGCAATAAAAAACAGCAATGTCTTAAATGTTTCAGAAAGCAAGGTCAGCAGCATCGAGTCTATTTTGAGATTAAGCTTTGATCGATTGCCTTCGCATTTGAAGCCATGTGTTGCTTATTGTTCAATTTTTCCAAAAAGTGTTCTCGTTTGGAAGGTAGATTTGATTCATCTTTGGATGGCTCAAGGTCTTCTTGATTCATCTATGGAAGATACTGGAGAGAAGTACTTCAAGGAATTGCTTCTTAGTTCTTTCTTACAAGATGGAATATTCGATGACCTTGGGAATATTATAGGTGCAAGGATGCATGATCTGGTGCATGAACTTGTATTATCTATTTCCAAGCCTAATATTATGACTTGGGAGACTTGTTCAGCTGGAAATGGCACATCTCCTATTAAACATCTGAATATGGTCCCTTATGGGGGACCAGGAGGACCAGTACCAGTATTTCCCAAAGATGAAGCTAAAACATTGCGCACTTTATTCATTGTAAGTGCTGATGGTTTTTACGACTCGTGGAAGTTCAAGAGTTTGCGGACTCTGAGATTAGTAGGTGATAATGTAAAAGAGTTGCCAGCTTCAGTTGGAAAGTTGAAACATTTGAGATATCTTGATGTCTCATGCAGTAAAATCACAAAGTTACCTGAATCCCTCACCAAGCTCTACAATCTGCAAACGTTGTGCATGTTTGATTGCAAATTACTTGAAAAGCTTCCCAAGACATTGGGAAATTTAGTGAGCTTGAGACATATAGGTTTTTCTTATGAGAAGCAAATGCCAAGTAATGTAGGCCACCTAACTAATCTTCGACGGCTTTCCTTTTTTGTCGTGGGTCCTGACCGAGGCAGTAGTATTCAAGAATTAGAACGCCTAGACGAGCTAAGGGGTGCATTGACGATATCAAATTTGGAGCTGGtgagagatgaagaagaagctAAAAAGGCAAATCTGCAGAGTAAAAGGAAAATAGAAGAGTTAGAACTTCTTTGGAGTGATGAAAGAGAAAGCTCCAACTGTACTGATGAGGCAGTGCTGAATGGTCTCCAACCATTTGAGGACTTAAAAAGATtgataattaaatattatttgggTGAAAAATTCCCTTCTTGGCTGTTGACAATGGAAATTACTAGATATGGGGGTGATTGTTGCTTGCTCAAAAATTTGATGGTGCTGAAGCTGGAAGGCTGTAGAAGGTGTGGAGAACTTCCAAGGCTAGGCCACCTTCCTCATCTGAGAGTGCTTGAGATAGTAGGCTTGGATAATGTGATATACATTGGTGATGAGTTTTATGGTAGCAACGGATGCACAATGTTTCCTGCGCTAAAAAGGTTAATTCTCGGTTCCATGAACTGTTTAGTTGAATGGAAGGCACCAACATTACATAATGCATTTCCATGCCTTGAAGAGTTACGCATTTTCAAGTGTCCTAAGCTGACAAACATCCCAATAAGTCATCTTTCGTCACTTGTTGAGTTCAGAATCGGTGATTGCCATGAATTTGGAAAACTGTTATTTGATGAAGGCCATCCTTTAACATCTCTTGACCTTTTACACATTAAATGTTGCAGCAATTTGGTGTCAATTCAAAATGTACAAGGTCTCACATCACTTCGTGATTTAATTATTGAACAATGTAATAAGCTAACATCTCTTCCAACAGGGCTACATTTCTGCTCGTCTCTGAATAGATTGAGTATTTGGCAGTGCCATGAGTTGACATCTGTTCCTGATGACTTACAGGAATTGAGTtcccttaattttttatttgtagcTGAGTGTCCAAAAGTAAGCAATTTTACAGGGGACATTTTGCGGCGCCTCAGCCAATTGAAATCATTAGGAATTAGTTGTTACTATGAGAGTTTTAGTTCAATCCAAGATATCCCCTCCCTTGATTTTTTAATCATAGTTGGTCAGAATGATATCAACGTTTTGCCTGACCAACTTCAAAGCCTTACTTCCCTTAAGAGTTTACGTATAGGCTATTTTAATGGTGTGGAAGCTTTTCCTGATTGGTTGGGCAACTTGTCCTCTCTTGAATACCTTGAGATTTGGGATTGCAAAAATCTCAAATATTTACCCTCAGCTACAGCCCTTCAAAGCCTCTTGCAATTAAGGCAACTGAGAATTCTACGCTGTCCACTCCTCAAGGAATGTTGTGCGACGGGGAGCGGATCTGAGTGGTCGAAGATTTCCCATATCCCCAAAATCATTGTGGATGGAG AGTTGACAGCCAAAGTTTTCATTCCCATTGAAGATTGCAAGTATTTTTCCGGAGTGGGCGTGGATTCAATTTCAGCCAACTTGCAAGCCATCAGGATGAAAT GCTCAAGATCCATGATGAGCTTTGACAAATGGATCAAATTGGCCTTTCTTCCCTTCATTTGA
- the LOC136227007 gene encoding putative disease resistance protein RGA3 isoform X4, which yields MRGGRDIPRAKGASIMQLIENNINCWDSLEEVLKRKDAEDQQMTQLAIRRWLKKLKVWAYDAEDVLDDLAYEVLRQKVETENKAEAKVRNFLTFSRGINFFQKTAFHVKMVRKVKNVDESLDKIKNEAFGFGLSVISTDRKSQIRWNRVTDSIIDHPVVGREAEVSLIVDLLASSRDQPSLTVVAIVGMVGLGKTTVAKLACQEAIAKKLFDVKMWVCVSTDFDDQKILGEMLQTLNQNAGGLTNKDAICQHLAKELEGKSFLLVLDDVWNRESEMWDCFKSRLLSISKNNGNAVVVTTRSEEVAWLMETSPQCRHKLKLLSDEECWSVISERVSRDNGASIPSDLEAIGKEIASKCRGLPLAARVLGGTLHRNTRLEEWLAIKNSNVLNVSESKVSSIESILRLSFDRLPSHLKPCVAYCSIFPKSVLVWKVDLIHLWMAQGLLDSSMEDTGEKYFKELLLSSFLQDGIFDDLGNIIGARMHDLVHELVLSISKPNIMTWETCSAGNGTSPIKHLNMVPYGGPGGPVPVFPKDEAKTLRTLFIVSADGFYDSWKFKSLRTLRLVGDNVKELPASVGKLKHLRYLDVSCSKITKLPESLTKLYNLQTLCMFDCKLLEKLPKTLGNLVSLRHIGFSYEKQMPSNVGHLTNLRRLSFFVVGPDRGSSIQELERLDELRGALTISNLELVRDEEEAKKANLQSKRKIEELELLWSDERESSNCTDEAVLNGLQPFEDLKRLIIKYYLGEKFPSWLLTMEITRYGGDCCLLKNLMVLKLEGCRRCGELPRLGHLPHLRVLEIVGLDNVIYIGDEFYGSNGCTMFPALKRLILGSMNCLVEWKAPTLHNAFPCLEELRIFKCPKLTNIPISHLSSLVEFRIGDCHEFGKLLFDEGHPLTSLDLLHIKCCSNLVSIQNVQGLTSLRDLIIEQCNKLTSLPTGLHFCSSLNRLSIWQCHELTSVPDDLQELSSLNFLFVAECPKVSNFTGDILRRLSQLKSLGISCYYESFSSIQDIPSLDFLIIVGQNDINVLPDQLQSLTSLKSLRIGYFNGVEAFPDWLGNLSSLEYLEIWDCKNLKYLPSATALQSLLQLRQLRILRCPLLKECCATGSGSEWSKISHIPKIIVDGELTAKVFIPIEDCKYFSGVGVDSISANLQAIRMKCSRSMMSFDKWIKLAFLPFI from the exons ATGAGGGGCGGGCGTGACATTCCTAGAGCGAAAGGAGCCTCCATTATGCAGTTGATTGAGAATAATATCAATTGTTGGGATAGTTTGGAAGAAGTGTTGAAGAGAAAG GATGCTGAAGACCAGCAGATGACTCAATTGGCTATCAGGCGATGGCTGAAGAAACTGAAGGTATGGGCCTATGATGCTGAAGATGTTCTTGATGATTTGGCCTATGAAGTTCTTCGGCAAAAAGTGGAGACTGAGAACAAGGCGGAGGCAAAGGTAAGAAACTTCTTAACATTCTCCAGAGGCATTAATTTTTTCCAGAAGACTGCATTTCATGTCAAAATGGTTCGCAAGGTAAAAAATGTAGATGAGTCGCTCGATAAAATTAAGAATGAAGCATTTGGTTTTGGACTTAGTGTCATCTCTACTGATAGGAAGTCTCAAATAAGGTGGAATCGAGTGACAGACTCTATAATTGACCATCCGGTCGTGGGGAGGGAAGCTGAAGTTTCCCTAATTGTGGATCTCTTGGCTAGTTCCCGGGACCAACCAAGTCTTACTGTTGTTGCCATTGTGGGCATGGTTGGTCTTGGAAAGACCACTGTAGCTAAATTGGCGTGTCAAGAAGCAATTGCGAAAAAGCTTTTTGATGTGAAAATGTGGGTTTGTGTTTCTACAGATTTTGATGACCAAAAAATTCTAGGAGAAATGTTGCAGACTCTTAATCAAAATGCTGGAGGGTTAACAAATAAGGATGCGATATGTCAGCACCTTGCAAAGGAACTAGAAGGGAAATCTTTTCTTCTTGTGCTTGATGATGTGTGGAATCGAGAATCTGAGATGTGGGATTGTTTCAAAAGTCGTTTGTTGTCAATTAGCAAAAACAATGGGAATGCTGTTGTTGTCACCACTCGAAGTGAGGAAGTAGCATGGCTAATGGAAACTTCCCCTCAATGCAGGCATAAGCTGAAGTTACTATCTGATGAAGAGTGCTGGTCTGTTATTAGTGAAAGAGTGTCAAGAGATAATGGAGCATCAATCCCTTCAGATTTAGAAGCAATTGGGAAGGAGATTGCAAGTAAATGCAGAGGATTGCCATTAGCTGCGAGAGTTTTAGGAGGGACGCTACATCGCAACACGAGGTTAGAAGAATGGTTAGCAATAAAAAACAGCAATGTCTTAAATGTTTCAGAAAGCAAGGTCAGCAGCATCGAGTCTATTTTGAGATTAAGCTTTGATCGATTGCCTTCGCATTTGAAGCCATGTGTTGCTTATTGTTCAATTTTTCCAAAAAGTGTTCTCGTTTGGAAGGTAGATTTGATTCATCTTTGGATGGCTCAAGGTCTTCTTGATTCATCTATGGAAGATACTGGAGAGAAGTACTTCAAGGAATTGCTTCTTAGTTCTTTCTTACAAGATGGAATATTCGATGACCTTGGGAATATTATAGGTGCAAGGATGCATGATCTGGTGCATGAACTTGTATTATCTATTTCCAAGCCTAATATTATGACTTGGGAGACTTGTTCAGCTGGAAATGGCACATCTCCTATTAAACATCTGAATATGGTCCCTTATGGGGGACCAGGAGGACCAGTACCAGTATTTCCCAAAGATGAAGCTAAAACATTGCGCACTTTATTCATTGTAAGTGCTGATGGTTTTTACGACTCGTGGAAGTTCAAGAGTTTGCGGACTCTGAGATTAGTAGGTGATAATGTAAAAGAGTTGCCAGCTTCAGTTGGAAAGTTGAAACATTTGAGATATCTTGATGTCTCATGCAGTAAAATCACAAAGTTACCTGAATCCCTCACCAAGCTCTACAATCTGCAAACGTTGTGCATGTTTGATTGCAAATTACTTGAAAAGCTTCCCAAGACATTGGGAAATTTAGTGAGCTTGAGACATATAGGTTTTTCTTATGAGAAGCAAATGCCAAGTAATGTAGGCCACCTAACTAATCTTCGACGGCTTTCCTTTTTTGTCGTGGGTCCTGACCGAGGCAGTAGTATTCAAGAATTAGAACGCCTAGACGAGCTAAGGGGTGCATTGACGATATCAAATTTGGAGCTGGtgagagatgaagaagaagctAAAAAGGCAAATCTGCAGAGTAAAAGGAAAATAGAAGAGTTAGAACTTCTTTGGAGTGATGAAAGAGAAAGCTCCAACTGTACTGATGAGGCAGTGCTGAATGGTCTCCAACCATTTGAGGACTTAAAAAGATtgataattaaatattatttgggTGAAAAATTCCCTTCTTGGCTGTTGACAATGGAAATTACTAGATATGGGGGTGATTGTTGCTTGCTCAAAAATTTGATGGTGCTGAAGCTGGAAGGCTGTAGAAGGTGTGGAGAACTTCCAAGGCTAGGCCACCTTCCTCATCTGAGAGTGCTTGAGATAGTAGGCTTGGATAATGTGATATACATTGGTGATGAGTTTTATGGTAGCAACGGATGCACAATGTTTCCTGCGCTAAAAAGGTTAATTCTCGGTTCCATGAACTGTTTAGTTGAATGGAAGGCACCAACATTACATAATGCATTTCCATGCCTTGAAGAGTTACGCATTTTCAAGTGTCCTAAGCTGACAAACATCCCAATAAGTCATCTTTCGTCACTTGTTGAGTTCAGAATCGGTGATTGCCATGAATTTGGAAAACTGTTATTTGATGAAGGCCATCCTTTAACATCTCTTGACCTTTTACACATTAAATGTTGCAGCAATTTGGTGTCAATTCAAAATGTACAAGGTCTCACATCACTTCGTGATTTAATTATTGAACAATGTAATAAGCTAACATCTCTTCCAACAGGGCTACATTTCTGCTCGTCTCTGAATAGATTGAGTATTTGGCAGTGCCATGAGTTGACATCTGTTCCTGATGACTTACAGGAATTGAGTtcccttaattttttatttgtagcTGAGTGTCCAAAAGTAAGCAATTTTACAGGGGACATTTTGCGGCGCCTCAGCCAATTGAAATCATTAGGAATTAGTTGTTACTATGAGAGTTTTAGTTCAATCCAAGATATCCCCTCCCTTGATTTTTTAATCATAGTTGGTCAGAATGATATCAACGTTTTGCCTGACCAACTTCAAAGCCTTACTTCCCTTAAGAGTTTACGTATAGGCTATTTTAATGGTGTGGAAGCTTTTCCTGATTGGTTGGGCAACTTGTCCTCTCTTGAATACCTTGAGATTTGGGATTGCAAAAATCTCAAATATTTACCCTCAGCTACAGCCCTTCAAAGCCTCTTGCAATTAAGGCAACTGAGAATTCTACGCTGTCCACTCCTCAAGGAATGTTGTGCGACGGGGAGCGGATCTGAGTGGTCGAAGATTTCCCATATCCCCAAAATCATTGTGGATGGAG AGTTGACAGCCAAAGTTTTCATTCCCATTGAAGATTGCAAGTATTTTTCCGGAGTGGGCGTGGATTCAATTTCAGCCAACTTGCAAGCCATCAGGATGAAAT GCTCAAGATCCATGATGAGCTTTGACAAATGGATCAAATTGGCCTTTCTTCCCTTCATTTGA
- the LOC136227007 gene encoding putative disease resistance protein RGA3 isoform X5: MVRALLQDAEDQQMTQLAIRRWLKKLKVWAYDAEDVLDDLAYEVLRQKVETENKAEAKVRNFLTFSRGINFFQKTAFHVKMVRKVKNVDESLDKIKNEAFGFGLSVISTDRKSQIRWNRVTDSIIDHPVVGREAEVSLIVDLLASSRDQPSLTVVAIVGMVGLGKTTVAKLACQEAIAKKLFDVKMWVCVSTDFDDQKILGEMLQTLNQNAGGLTNKDAICQHLAKELEGKSFLLVLDDVWNRESEMWDCFKSRLLSISKNNGNAVVVTTRSEEVAWLMETSPQCRHKLKLLSDEECWSVISERVSRDNGASIPSDLEAIGKEIASKCRGLPLAARVLGGTLHRNTRLEEWLAIKNSNVLNVSESKVSSIESILRLSFDRLPSHLKPCVAYCSIFPKSVLVWKVDLIHLWMAQGLLDSSMEDTGEKYFKELLLSSFLQDGIFDDLGNIIGARMHDLVHELVLSISKPNIMTWETCSAGNGTSPIKHLNMVPYGGPGGPVPVFPKDEAKTLRTLFIVSADGFYDSWKFKSLRTLRLVGDNVKELPASVGKLKHLRYLDVSCSKITKLPESLTKLYNLQTLCMFDCKLLEKLPKTLGNLVSLRHIGFSYEKQMPSNVGHLTNLRRLSFFVVGPDRGSSIQELERLDELRGALTISNLELVRDEEEAKKANLQSKRKIEELELLWSDERESSNCTDEAVLNGLQPFEDLKRLIIKYYLGEKFPSWLLTMEITRYGGDCCLLKNLMVLKLEGCRRCGELPRLGHLPHLRVLEIVGLDNVIYIGDEFYGSNGCTMFPALKRLILGSMNCLVEWKAPTLHNAFPCLEELRIFKCPKLTNIPISHLSSLVEFRIGDCHEFGKLLFDEGHPLTSLDLLHIKCCSNLVSIQNVQGLTSLRDLIIEQCNKLTSLPTGLHFCSSLNRLSIWQCHELTSVPDDLQELSSLNFLFVAECPKVSNFTGDILRRLSQLKSLGISCYYESFSSIQDIPSLDFLIIVGQNDINVLPDQLQSLTSLKSLRIGYFNGVEAFPDWLGNLSSLEYLEIWDCKNLKYLPSATALQSLLQLRQLRILRCPLLKECCATGSGSEWSKISHIPKIIVDGELTAKVFIPIEDCKYFSGVGVDSISANLQAIRMKCSRSMMSFDKWIKLAFLPFI; this comes from the exons ATGGTTCGTGCTTTGTTACAGGATGCTGAAGACCAGCAGATGACTCAATTGGCTATCAGGCGATGGCTGAAGAAACTGAAGGTATGGGCCTATGATGCTGAAGATGTTCTTGATGATTTGGCCTATGAAGTTCTTCGGCAAAAAGTGGAGACTGAGAACAAGGCGGAGGCAAAGGTAAGAAACTTCTTAACATTCTCCAGAGGCATTAATTTTTTCCAGAAGACTGCATTTCATGTCAAAATGGTTCGCAAGGTAAAAAATGTAGATGAGTCGCTCGATAAAATTAAGAATGAAGCATTTGGTTTTGGACTTAGTGTCATCTCTACTGATAGGAAGTCTCAAATAAGGTGGAATCGAGTGACAGACTCTATAATTGACCATCCGGTCGTGGGGAGGGAAGCTGAAGTTTCCCTAATTGTGGATCTCTTGGCTAGTTCCCGGGACCAACCAAGTCTTACTGTTGTTGCCATTGTGGGCATGGTTGGTCTTGGAAAGACCACTGTAGCTAAATTGGCGTGTCAAGAAGCAATTGCGAAAAAGCTTTTTGATGTGAAAATGTGGGTTTGTGTTTCTACAGATTTTGATGACCAAAAAATTCTAGGAGAAATGTTGCAGACTCTTAATCAAAATGCTGGAGGGTTAACAAATAAGGATGCGATATGTCAGCACCTTGCAAAGGAACTAGAAGGGAAATCTTTTCTTCTTGTGCTTGATGATGTGTGGAATCGAGAATCTGAGATGTGGGATTGTTTCAAAAGTCGTTTGTTGTCAATTAGCAAAAACAATGGGAATGCTGTTGTTGTCACCACTCGAAGTGAGGAAGTAGCATGGCTAATGGAAACTTCCCCTCAATGCAGGCATAAGCTGAAGTTACTATCTGATGAAGAGTGCTGGTCTGTTATTAGTGAAAGAGTGTCAAGAGATAATGGAGCATCAATCCCTTCAGATTTAGAAGCAATTGGGAAGGAGATTGCAAGTAAATGCAGAGGATTGCCATTAGCTGCGAGAGTTTTAGGAGGGACGCTACATCGCAACACGAGGTTAGAAGAATGGTTAGCAATAAAAAACAGCAATGTCTTAAATGTTTCAGAAAGCAAGGTCAGCAGCATCGAGTCTATTTTGAGATTAAGCTTTGATCGATTGCCTTCGCATTTGAAGCCATGTGTTGCTTATTGTTCAATTTTTCCAAAAAGTGTTCTCGTTTGGAAGGTAGATTTGATTCATCTTTGGATGGCTCAAGGTCTTCTTGATTCATCTATGGAAGATACTGGAGAGAAGTACTTCAAGGAATTGCTTCTTAGTTCTTTCTTACAAGATGGAATATTCGATGACCTTGGGAATATTATAGGTGCAAGGATGCATGATCTGGTGCATGAACTTGTATTATCTATTTCCAAGCCTAATATTATGACTTGGGAGACTTGTTCAGCTGGAAATGGCACATCTCCTATTAAACATCTGAATATGGTCCCTTATGGGGGACCAGGAGGACCAGTACCAGTATTTCCCAAAGATGAAGCTAAAACATTGCGCACTTTATTCATTGTAAGTGCTGATGGTTTTTACGACTCGTGGAAGTTCAAGAGTTTGCGGACTCTGAGATTAGTAGGTGATAATGTAAAAGAGTTGCCAGCTTCAGTTGGAAAGTTGAAACATTTGAGATATCTTGATGTCTCATGCAGTAAAATCACAAAGTTACCTGAATCCCTCACCAAGCTCTACAATCTGCAAACGTTGTGCATGTTTGATTGCAAATTACTTGAAAAGCTTCCCAAGACATTGGGAAATTTAGTGAGCTTGAGACATATAGGTTTTTCTTATGAGAAGCAAATGCCAAGTAATGTAGGCCACCTAACTAATCTTCGACGGCTTTCCTTTTTTGTCGTGGGTCCTGACCGAGGCAGTAGTATTCAAGAATTAGAACGCCTAGACGAGCTAAGGGGTGCATTGACGATATCAAATTTGGAGCTGGtgagagatgaagaagaagctAAAAAGGCAAATCTGCAGAGTAAAAGGAAAATAGAAGAGTTAGAACTTCTTTGGAGTGATGAAAGAGAAAGCTCCAACTGTACTGATGAGGCAGTGCTGAATGGTCTCCAACCATTTGAGGACTTAAAAAGATtgataattaaatattatttgggTGAAAAATTCCCTTCTTGGCTGTTGACAATGGAAATTACTAGATATGGGGGTGATTGTTGCTTGCTCAAAAATTTGATGGTGCTGAAGCTGGAAGGCTGTAGAAGGTGTGGAGAACTTCCAAGGCTAGGCCACCTTCCTCATCTGAGAGTGCTTGAGATAGTAGGCTTGGATAATGTGATATACATTGGTGATGAGTTTTATGGTAGCAACGGATGCACAATGTTTCCTGCGCTAAAAAGGTTAATTCTCGGTTCCATGAACTGTTTAGTTGAATGGAAGGCACCAACATTACATAATGCATTTCCATGCCTTGAAGAGTTACGCATTTTCAAGTGTCCTAAGCTGACAAACATCCCAATAAGTCATCTTTCGTCACTTGTTGAGTTCAGAATCGGTGATTGCCATGAATTTGGAAAACTGTTATTTGATGAAGGCCATCCTTTAACATCTCTTGACCTTTTACACATTAAATGTTGCAGCAATTTGGTGTCAATTCAAAATGTACAAGGTCTCACATCACTTCGTGATTTAATTATTGAACAATGTAATAAGCTAACATCTCTTCCAACAGGGCTACATTTCTGCTCGTCTCTGAATAGATTGAGTATTTGGCAGTGCCATGAGTTGACATCTGTTCCTGATGACTTACAGGAATTGAGTtcccttaattttttatttgtagcTGAGTGTCCAAAAGTAAGCAATTTTACAGGGGACATTTTGCGGCGCCTCAGCCAATTGAAATCATTAGGAATTAGTTGTTACTATGAGAGTTTTAGTTCAATCCAAGATATCCCCTCCCTTGATTTTTTAATCATAGTTGGTCAGAATGATATCAACGTTTTGCCTGACCAACTTCAAAGCCTTACTTCCCTTAAGAGTTTACGTATAGGCTATTTTAATGGTGTGGAAGCTTTTCCTGATTGGTTGGGCAACTTGTCCTCTCTTGAATACCTTGAGATTTGGGATTGCAAAAATCTCAAATATTTACCCTCAGCTACAGCCCTTCAAAGCCTCTTGCAATTAAGGCAACTGAGAATTCTACGCTGTCCACTCCTCAAGGAATGTTGTGCGACGGGGAGCGGATCTGAGTGGTCGAAGATTTCCCATATCCCCAAAATCATTGTGGATGGAG AGTTGACAGCCAAAGTTTTCATTCCCATTGAAGATTGCAAGTATTTTTCCGGAGTGGGCGTGGATTCAATTTCAGCCAACTTGCAAGCCATCAGGATGAAAT GCTCAAGATCCATGATGAGCTTTGACAAATGGATCAAATTGGCCTTTCTTCCCTTCATTTGA